A single genomic interval of Selenobaculum gibii harbors:
- the mnmE gene encoding tRNA uridine-5-carboxymethylaminomethyl(34) synthesis GTPase MnmE, which translates to MTQDDTISAIATAVGEGGIGIIRLSGENSLTIASQIFEPKNGSNVIDIPSHRVTYGQIVDHEKDCVIDEGLLLTMHGPHSYTREDVVEFHCHGGAMAMQNVLALTLKCGARLAEPGEFTKRAFLNGRLDLSQAQAVIDIIRSKTDASLRMAVGHLSGEFSDKVRGFRHDILQMIAHLEAAIDFPEDDIDEVATDSAREQVVNIKEEIEALLSTAKTGKVLRDGLETAIIGKPNVGKSSLLNAMLRETRAIVTDIPGTTRDIIEEFANIGGVPLKIIDTAGIRATDDTVEKIGVEKARSYVDRADLILALFDGSSNLDHEDEEILSLIKGRKALIVINKSDLNAGSTVKEYINKELPNHEIIHLSTVNGTGMDALEEYIVDLVYSGTVEQKEGVFVNSVRQAELLRKACTHLDEVLNTIDQEMSPDFIVIDLRSAWEKLGEITGDTVGEDIIDQIFSQFCIGK; encoded by the coding sequence ATGACACAAGATGATACGATTAGTGCAATAGCTACTGCTGTTGGCGAAGGTGGTATTGGAATTATCCGATTGAGCGGAGAAAATTCTTTAACAATTGCAAGTCAAATTTTTGAACCGAAAAACGGTAGTAATGTGATAGATATTCCTTCACATCGGGTGACTTATGGACAAATTGTTGATCATGAAAAAGATTGTGTAATTGATGAAGGTCTATTATTAACAATGCATGGGCCGCATTCGTATACTAGAGAAGATGTTGTAGAATTTCATTGTCATGGTGGAGCTATGGCGATGCAAAATGTTTTGGCACTGACGTTAAAATGTGGAGCACGTTTAGCTGAGCCGGGTGAATTTACGAAACGGGCATTTTTAAATGGGCGACTTGACTTATCTCAAGCACAAGCGGTTATTGACATTATTCGTTCTAAAACGGATGCTTCACTTCGTATGGCTGTTGGGCATTTATCGGGAGAATTTTCTGATAAAGTTCGTGGTTTTAGGCATGATATTTTACAGATGATTGCGCATTTAGAAGCCGCAATTGATTTTCCTGAAGATGATATTGATGAAGTTGCCACTGATTCTGCAAGGGAGCAGGTTGTTAATATTAAAGAGGAAATAGAAGCGCTATTATCTACGGCAAAGACGGGAAAAGTATTGCGTGACGGTCTTGAAACAGCAATTATAGGTAAGCCGAATGTTGGAAAATCAAGTTTACTGAATGCGATGTTAAGAGAGACGAGAGCAATTGTTACTGATATTCCGGGAACGACACGGGATATTATTGAAGAGTTTGCTAATATTGGTGGTGTGCCATTAAAAATTATTGATACGGCAGGAATTCGTGCAACTGATGATACGGTTGAAAAGATAGGGGTAGAGAAAGCAAGGTCTTATGTGGATCGTGCAGATTTAATTTTGGCCTTGTTTGATGGTTCGAGTAATTTAGATCATGAGGATGAGGAAATTTTATCATTAATAAAAGGGCGTAAAGCATTAATCGTGATTAATAAAAGTGATTTAAATGCAGGAAGTACAGTAAAAGAATATATTAATAAAGAATTGCCAAATCATGAGATTATTCACTTGTCAACGGTAAATGGGACTGGAATGGATGCACTGGAAGAATATATTGTGGATTTAGTTTATAGTGGAACTGTAGAGCAAAAAGAGGGCGTTTTTGTAAATAGCGTTCGTCAGGCAGAGCTACTAAGAAAAGCATGTACGCATTTAGACGAAGTTTTAAATACAATTGATCAGGAAATGTCACCGGATTTTATTGTGATCGATTTACGTTCAGCATGGGAAAAACTTGGTGAAATTACTGGCGATACAGTTGGAGAAGATATTATAGATCAAATCTTTAGTCAGTTTTGTATTGGCAAATAG
- the jag gene encoding RNA-binding cell elongation regulator Jag/EloR yields the protein MLTVVEKTGKTVEDALRAALVELNTAEDCVNYEVLETPSKGFLGLIGSKPAKIRVTLKEVEADSEVISIKQTSKPLDTAILFLEDIFRGMNMKVDIEVKEALDGIVLDLHGEDLGILIGKHGQTLDALQYLTNLAANRDMSEEKVRISIDVENYRKRREETLYRLAMRLADKVKRTGDKITLEPMSRHERKVIHMALQDERRILTYSDGEEPFRKVVIALKR from the coding sequence ATGCTTACTGTTGTTGAAAAGACGGGAAAAACAGTTGAGGATGCTTTAAGAGCAGCATTGGTAGAGTTAAACACAGCTGAAGATTGTGTGAACTATGAAGTCTTGGAAACTCCTAGCAAAGGATTTTTAGGATTGATTGGTTCAAAACCAGCAAAAATTAGAGTCACCTTGAAAGAAGTAGAAGCTGATAGCGAAGTGATTTCTATAAAACAAACGAGTAAACCACTAGATACAGCAATTCTTTTTTTAGAAGACATTTTTCGCGGCATGAATATGAAAGTCGATATTGAAGTTAAAGAAGCTTTAGATGGAATTGTATTAGATTTGCATGGCGAAGACTTAGGCATCTTGATAGGAAAACATGGCCAAACTTTAGATGCTTTACAATATCTAACCAATTTAGCGGCAAATCGTGATATGAGCGAAGAAAAAGTTCGTATTAGTATTGATGTCGAAAATTATCGTAAAAGACGTGAAGAAACATTATATCGTTTAGCGATGCGTTTAGCTGATAAAGTAAAAAGAACCGGTGATAAAATTACATTAGAGCCAATGAGTCGTCATGAAAGAAAAGTGATTCATATGGCATTGCAAGACGAACGGCGGATACTTACATATAGTGATGGTGAAGAACCATTCCGTAAAGTCGTTATTGCATTAAAACGGTAA
- a CDS encoding YidC/Oxa1 family membrane protein insertase, giving the protein MGDIFDLLIGFLQSFLTVFYQLSSSIGIPNYGVAIILMTIVIKVLLYPLTVKQVKSMKAMQDLQPKMKKIQDKYGKKDPQRMQQEMAALYKDAGVNPLAGCLPLLAQMPLLIGIFYAIRDYTYLGTPSFLWIHNLSEADPLYILPIISAVTIYIQQKQTMTTNSDMNQQAKIMLYMMPLFIGYISLSFPAGLVLYWAMSNVMQIVQQWWMYRSDEGKKKEA; this is encoded by the coding sequence TTGGGAGATATTTTTGATCTTTTGATTGGTTTTTTACAAAGTTTTTTGACGGTTTTTTATCAGCTTAGTTCTTCAATAGGAATTCCAAACTATGGTGTAGCAATTATTTTAATGACGATTGTAATTAAAGTTTTGTTATATCCACTTACGGTGAAACAAGTAAAATCAATGAAGGCTATGCAGGATTTGCAGCCTAAAATGAAAAAAATACAAGACAAATATGGCAAAAAGGATCCACAAAGAATGCAACAGGAAATGGCTGCGTTATATAAAGATGCAGGCGTAAATCCACTTGCTGGATGCTTGCCATTACTTGCCCAAATGCCTCTTTTAATCGGTATATTTTATGCGATTCGGGATTATACTTATCTAGGGACTCCTAGTTTTCTTTGGATTCACAATTTATCTGAAGCAGATCCATTATATATATTGCCAATCATTTCGGCAGTGACGATTTATATCCAACAGAAACAGACGATGACAACAAATAGCGATATGAATCAACAGGCAAAAATTATGTTGTATATGATGCCGTTATTTATTGGTTATATCAGTCTTTCATTCCCAGCCGGACTTGTTCTTTATTGGGCAATGAGTAATGTTATGCAGATCGTCCAACAATGGTGGATGTATCGTTCAGATGAAGGAAAGAAAAAGGAGGCTTAA
- the yidD gene encoding membrane protein insertion efficiency factor YidD, with protein MKRIIVLLIKFYRNFLSPLKPPSCRFIPTCSEYALIAFEKYGVIRGGYLTIRRLLKCHPFHSGGYDPVK; from the coding sequence TTGAAGCGAATTATTGTTTTACTTATTAAGTTTTATCGTAATTTTCTTTCACCGTTAAAGCCGCCAAGTTGTCGCTTTATACCGACTTGTTCGGAATATGCATTAATAGCTTTTGAAAAATATGGGGTTATACGCGGGGGATATTTAACAATTCGGAGGCTTTTAAAGTGCCATCCATTTCATTCCGGCGGATATGACCCTGTTAAATAA
- the rnpA gene encoding ribonuclease P protein component has protein sequence MMYKLSKQNILRKNKEFQCIYQYGKSYANHFIVLYIFSQNRTKSRKVGFAAGKKLGNAVTRNRVKRLLREAYRLNQHKIVNDGLNILLVGRKPMTNVKYNVVEKALINLCAKAKLIK, from the coding sequence ATGATGTATAAATTATCAAAGCAGAATATTCTGCGAAAAAACAAAGAGTTTCAGTGTATTTATCAGTATGGCAAGTCTTATGCGAATCATTTCATTGTACTGTATATTTTTTCTCAAAATAGAACTAAATCGCGTAAAGTAGGTTTTGCTGCAGGTAAAAAACTGGGGAATGCAGTTACGCGAAATCGTGTAAAGCGGCTTTTAAGAGAAGCTTACCGATTAAATCAACATAAAATCGTGAATGATGGATTAAATATTCTTTTAGTAGGACGCAAGCCAATGACAAATGTAAAATACAATGTTGTTGAGAAGGCGTTGATTAATTTGTGTGCGAAAGCAAAATTAATAAAATAA
- the rpmH gene encoding 50S ribosomal protein L34 gives MKRTYQPNTLWKKRTHGFRERMKTKGGRLVLKRRRARGRHKLSA, from the coding sequence ATGAAACGTACCTACCAACCAAATACATTATGGAAAAAAAGAACGCATGGCTTCCGTGAACGCATGAAGACCAAAGGTGGTCGTCTTGTATTAAAAAGAAGACGTGCTAGAGGCAGACATAAATTATCTGCATAA